One segment of Agromyces albus DNA contains the following:
- the ald gene encoding alanine dehydrogenase, with amino-acid sequence MRIGVPAEIKNNEFRVAMTPAGAHALSLRGHEVAIQAGAGVGAGYLDAEYLAAGATIVGTAGEAWSAELVLKVKEPIALEYGFLRPDLILFTYLHLAADLPLTRAILDSGATAIAYETVQLADRTLPLLTPMSEVAGRLAPQEGASHLHASRGGRGVLLAGVPGTAKAKVVVIGGGVAGEQAAASAHGMGADVTVLDISLPRLRELDARYGGAIRTLASSPYEIARQVKDADLVVGAVLVPGAAAPKVVTDEMVAAMRPGAVLVDVAIDQGGCFEGSHPTTHAEPTFRVHDAIFYCVANMPGAVPATATPALTNATLPYTLKIADLGWKAALEADPALAKGLNAVAGRLTNAGVALAHGLELASA; translated from the coding sequence ATGCGCATCGGCGTGCCTGCAGAGATCAAGAACAACGAGTTCCGCGTCGCGATGACGCCCGCCGGCGCACACGCCCTGTCGCTGCGCGGTCACGAGGTCGCGATCCAGGCGGGCGCAGGAGTCGGCGCCGGATACCTCGACGCGGAGTACCTCGCGGCCGGCGCCACGATCGTCGGCACGGCCGGCGAGGCGTGGTCGGCCGAGCTCGTGCTGAAGGTCAAGGAGCCGATCGCGTTGGAGTACGGCTTCCTCCGCCCTGACCTCATCCTCTTCACCTACCTGCACCTTGCGGCCGACCTGCCGCTCACGCGAGCGATCCTCGACTCGGGCGCGACGGCGATCGCGTATGAGACGGTGCAGCTCGCCGACCGCACCCTGCCGCTGCTCACCCCCATGAGCGAGGTCGCCGGCCGGCTCGCGCCGCAAGAGGGCGCATCGCACCTGCACGCCTCGCGTGGCGGGCGGGGAGTGCTGCTCGCGGGCGTGCCGGGCACGGCGAAGGCCAAGGTGGTCGTGATCGGCGGCGGCGTCGCGGGGGAGCAGGCCGCGGCATCCGCCCATGGCATGGGCGCCGACGTCACCGTGCTCGACATCTCGCTGCCTCGCCTTCGCGAGCTCGACGCTCGCTACGGCGGCGCCATCCGCACGCTCGCCTCCTCGCCCTACGAGATCGCCCGCCAGGTGAAAGACGCCGACCTCGTGGTCGGCGCGGTGCTCGTGCCCGGCGCCGCCGCTCCGAAGGTCGTCACCGACGAGATGGTCGCCGCGATGCGGCCGGGGGCCGTGCTCGTCGACGTCGCGATCGACCAGGGCGGATGCTTCGAGGGCTCGCACCCCACAACCCACGCCGAGCCGACCTTCCGGGTGCACGACGCCATCTTCTACTGCGTCGCGAACATGCCGGGCGCAGTGCCCGCCACGGCGACGCCGGCGCTCACGAACGCGACCCTGCCCTACACGCTGAAGATCGCCGACCTCGGCTGGAAGGCGGCCCTCGAGGCGGACCCTGCCCTCGCGAAGGGCCTGAATGCCGTCGCCGGGCGACTCACGAACGCGGGCGTTGCACTCGCGCACGGCCTGGAGCTCGCGAGCGCGTAA
- a CDS encoding metal-sensitive transcriptional regulator produces the protein MNPRHPTTDDAKRRIANRLKRARGQLNAVIDAVESGGDCRSVVTQLAAVSSALDKAGFAIISSAMRECLSEDADVVSDGEDRLTVAELEKLFLTLS, from the coding sequence ATGAACCCGAGGCATCCGACGACCGACGACGCGAAACGGCGCATCGCCAACCGCCTGAAGCGCGCGCGGGGCCAGTTGAACGCGGTCATCGACGCGGTCGAGTCGGGCGGCGACTGCCGCAGCGTCGTGACGCAACTCGCGGCGGTCTCGAGCGCGCTCGACAAGGCGGGCTTCGCGATCATCTCGAGCGCGATGCGCGAATGCCTCAGCGAGGATGCAGACGTGGTGTCCGACGGCGAAGACCGCCTCACCGTGGCGGAGCTCGAGAAGCTCTTCCTCACGCTCTCGTGA
- a CDS encoding AAA family ATPase, giving the protein MWRLDRNDDEGEILRSETDAAAEQLTPDPMRQDITSPNGLSLGDPELVAGNVAEPVWRRWQGELAAVGGRSPLARFADSPRTRIELSTTHPGGLPQFITGKSTLLSSLIRDELALRNARLAAAEITQKGIELRSVRGIESVHLAIGLASWRNAGEEYLAPVLLRPLAIRRYGRDFELKLKGQPYLNPALARELREQFQITLDAEAFVALAITNGVFKPQPVIDRLRGLTSHLPWFHVAPRLVVSSFAEVGPAMAADATQLDHPVIDAIAGNPAARAALAVETERARPVAQDERPPSTDTLLLDADPEQEQAVAEIESGASLVVKTLPGTGGTQTIVNAIGALVAKDKRVLVVGSRRASLDGIAHRLGQVGLGGAAVTTAGLRRELIQSISRNEKADRPRVADVDDALVRLRKVLLDYRSALTRRDPELHVSVLDALSELARLALVPGAPSTTARLDHASLVALAEGRDAVSRDLVRAAALGEFKYGPGDSPWYGASFTSTTEATTAHELAKRLSSVALPRLLERGRGLIAQTRLRPFESVAELGVFLRLLLDVRETLDRFQPSVYDRPLGELISATSSRRDSPGMSGANRRRLRRLALEYVRPGVHVTDLNGALRGIQQQRTLWQRYSEAGAIPGVPVGIDEVHVAFQTVASDLQVLDGPLGVVGTPRQLAARPVRELVMTLAGLAAESEVLTNLQERTAVLSRLRDLGLDPLLLDLAKRHVPESAVAAELELAWWQSVLESMLASDKALLGANTTVLDRLEADFRLVDEAHASAAGPQLAWRLAENWKIALLDHPEEADRLKRMLRGDRVRPTALHAETPHLFRALAPVWLASPYDVAAIDDSISFDTVILVDAGATTIAENLGAIRRAKQVVAFGDPVTQTPTLFETAIADLERPDEPAPEHRVDALHADSALARLGELLPTLTLTRSYRAGGEDLAELVNNRFYAGRIVSLPWAGSFLGHGSLGLHYVKGNGLPDPTTGTVESIDSEVAKVVELVMEHAVKRPRESLMVITASARHAARVHQAVLAAFAKRTDLSDFILKDRAEPFTVLTLEQAVAQSRDRVIFSVGYGRTPHGRLLSSFGSLGEPGGDRLLAVGMTRARRSMDLVSAFRPEDIDEDRQSHGVLALANVLSQTEERAAEQPAPVASSSMLQDLATRLERRGIRVSVGHRGRLALAAAHAGKAVVVETDDALAGLSLRESLRLRPDVLRRLGWHYLRVHSFELFGNPEAVAMRVAALLGKPEVERPANAATARR; this is encoded by the coding sequence GTGTGGCGGCTCGATCGGAACGATGACGAGGGGGAGATCCTCCGTTCCGAGACGGATGCCGCAGCCGAACAACTGACACCGGATCCCATGCGACAGGACATCACGAGCCCCAACGGCCTCAGCCTCGGCGACCCAGAGCTCGTCGCAGGCAATGTCGCCGAGCCCGTGTGGCGCCGCTGGCAAGGCGAGCTCGCGGCCGTCGGCGGTCGATCGCCTCTCGCGCGCTTCGCTGACTCGCCGCGCACCCGCATCGAGCTCTCGACGACGCATCCGGGAGGGCTCCCGCAATTCATCACGGGCAAGTCGACCCTGCTGTCGAGCCTCATCCGCGACGAACTCGCGCTGCGCAACGCCCGCCTGGCCGCTGCCGAGATCACCCAGAAGGGCATCGAGCTGCGCTCGGTGCGCGGCATCGAGTCGGTGCACCTCGCGATCGGCCTCGCCTCGTGGCGCAACGCAGGCGAGGAGTATCTCGCGCCGGTGCTCCTGCGACCGCTCGCGATCCGCCGCTACGGCCGGGACTTCGAACTGAAGCTCAAGGGCCAGCCCTACCTGAACCCGGCGCTCGCTCGCGAGCTGCGCGAGCAGTTCCAGATCACGCTCGACGCCGAGGCCTTCGTCGCGCTCGCCATCACGAACGGCGTGTTCAAACCGCAGCCGGTCATCGACCGCTTGCGCGGCCTGACCTCGCACCTGCCCTGGTTCCACGTCGCGCCGCGGCTCGTCGTCTCCTCATTCGCCGAGGTGGGCCCCGCGATGGCGGCGGATGCCACGCAGCTCGACCATCCCGTCATCGACGCGATCGCGGGCAATCCCGCAGCGCGTGCCGCCCTCGCCGTCGAGACCGAGCGCGCACGACCCGTCGCGCAAGACGAGCGCCCGCCGTCGACCGACACCCTCCTGCTCGATGCCGACCCCGAGCAGGAGCAGGCGGTCGCCGAGATCGAGTCGGGCGCGTCCCTCGTGGTGAAGACCCTGCCCGGCACGGGTGGCACCCAGACGATCGTCAACGCGATCGGCGCCCTCGTGGCGAAGGACAAGCGCGTGCTCGTCGTCGGCTCACGGCGGGCGAGCCTCGACGGCATCGCGCACCGGCTCGGCCAGGTGGGCCTCGGAGGTGCCGCCGTCACGACCGCGGGGCTGCGCCGCGAGCTCATCCAGTCGATCTCCCGCAACGAGAAGGCCGATCGGCCGCGCGTCGCCGATGTCGACGACGCCCTCGTGCGACTTCGGAAGGTCCTGCTCGACTATCGCTCGGCGCTCACGCGGCGCGACCCCGAGCTCCACGTCTCGGTGCTCGACGCGCTCAGCGAACTCGCCCGCCTCGCCCTCGTGCCCGGAGCGCCCTCCACGACGGCGCGCCTCGACCACGCCTCGCTCGTGGCGCTCGCCGAGGGTCGTGACGCCGTCTCGCGCGACCTCGTGCGCGCGGCAGCGCTCGGCGAGTTCAAGTACGGACCGGGTGACTCGCCCTGGTACGGCGCCTCATTCACCTCGACGACCGAGGCGACCACGGCGCACGAGCTCGCGAAGCGACTCAGCAGCGTCGCGCTGCCCCGGCTCCTCGAACGCGGCCGAGGGCTCATCGCGCAGACGCGGCTCCGCCCCTTCGAGTCGGTCGCGGAGCTCGGAGTGTTCCTCCGCCTCCTCCTCGACGTGCGCGAGACGCTCGACCGCTTCCAGCCCTCGGTCTACGACCGGCCGCTCGGCGAGCTCATCTCCGCGACCTCCTCGCGACGCGACTCGCCCGGGATGTCCGGCGCGAACCGCCGCCGGCTTCGCCGGCTCGCGCTCGAGTACGTTCGACCCGGGGTGCACGTCACCGACCTCAACGGGGCACTCCGCGGCATCCAGCAGCAGCGCACGCTCTGGCAGCGGTACTCCGAGGCCGGAGCGATCCCCGGCGTGCCGGTCGGCATCGACGAGGTGCACGTCGCGTTCCAGACGGTGGCGAGCGATCTTCAGGTGCTCGACGGCCCCCTCGGCGTGGTCGGAACCCCGAGGCAGCTCGCTGCGCGCCCCGTGCGCGAACTGGTGATGACGCTCGCGGGGCTCGCCGCCGAGTCCGAAGTGCTCACGAACCTGCAGGAGCGCACTGCGGTGCTCTCCCGCTTGCGCGACCTCGGCCTCGACCCGCTGCTCCTCGACCTCGCCAAGCGTCACGTTCCCGAGAGCGCCGTCGCAGCTGAGCTCGAGCTCGCGTGGTGGCAATCGGTGCTCGAGTCGATGCTCGCGAGCGACAAGGCGCTCCTCGGGGCGAACACGACGGTGCTCGACCGGCTCGAGGCCGACTTCCGCCTCGTCGACGAGGCGCACGCCTCGGCCGCCGGTCCGCAATTGGCCTGGCGGCTCGCCGAGAACTGGAAGATCGCGCTCCTCGATCATCCCGAAGAGGCTGATCGGCTGAAGCGGATGCTGCGCGGCGATCGCGTGCGGCCGACCGCCCTGCACGCTGAGACCCCGCACCTGTTCCGCGCCCTCGCTCCCGTCTGGCTCGCCTCTCCCTACGATGTCGCCGCGATCGACGACTCGATCTCGTTCGACACCGTGATCCTCGTCGACGCGGGCGCGACGACGATCGCCGAGAACCTCGGTGCCATCCGGCGAGCGAAGCAGGTCGTGGCGTTCGGCGACCCCGTGACGCAGACCCCCACGCTCTTCGAGACGGCGATCGCCGACCTCGAGCGCCCCGACGAACCCGCCCCCGAGCACCGTGTCGACGCGCTGCACGCCGATTCCGCGCTCGCCCGGCTCGGCGAGCTGCTGCCGACGCTCACCCTCACGCGCAGCTATCGAGCCGGCGGCGAAGACCTCGCCGAGCTCGTGAACAACCGCTTCTATGCCGGGCGCATCGTCTCGCTGCCGTGGGCCGGCAGCTTCCTCGGCCATGGCAGCCTCGGCCTGCACTACGTGAAGGGCAACGGACTGCCCGATCCCACGACGGGCACCGTCGAGAGCATCGATTCCGAGGTGGCGAAGGTCGTCGAGCTCGTCATGGAGCACGCCGTGAAGCGCCCCCGCGAGTCGCTCATGGTGATCACGGCGAGCGCCAGGCACGCCGCGCGAGTGCACCAGGCCGTGCTCGCCGCGTTCGCCAAGCGCACCGACCTCTCCGACTTCATCCTGAAAGACCGAGCCGAGCCGTTCACGGTGCTCACGCTCGAGCAGGCCGTGGCGCAGAGCCGCGACCGGGTCATCTTCTCGGTGGGCTACGGGCGCACCCCGCACGGACGCCTGCTCTCGAGCTTCGGCTCGCTCGGCGAACCCGGCGGTGATCGCCTGCTCGCGGTCGGCATGACCCGCGCCCGGCGCTCGATGGACCTCGTCTCGGCGTTCCGCCCGGAAGACATCGACGAAGACCGCCAGAGCCACGGCGTGCTCGCGCTCGCGAACGTGCTCTCGCAGACCGAGGAACGCGCTGCGGAGCAACCGGCGCCAGTGGCGAGCTCGTCGATGCTGCAGGACCTCGCGACCAGGCTCGAGCGGCGCGGCATCCGGGTCAGCGTCGGACACCGCGGCCGACTCGCGCTCGCGGCGGCGCACGCCGGCAAGGCGGTCGTGGTCGAGACGGATGACGCCCTCGCGGGCCTCAGCCTCAGGGAGTCGCTGCGGCTCCGGCCCGACGTGCTGCGCCGGCTCGGCTGGCACTACCTGCGGGTGCACAGCTTCGAGCTCTTCGGCAACCCCGAGGCGGTCGCCATGCGGGTCGCCGCGCTGCTCGGCAAGCCAGAGGTCGAGCGGCCGGCGAATGCCGCGACCGCACGCCGATGA
- a CDS encoding rhodanese-like domain-containing protein: protein MQTISPIDAHAIDDAFILDVREPGERSQAHIDGTLHIPLGTLIERLDEIPRDRTVYVMCHVGGRSAQAVHYLESQGVDAVNIEGGILEWYRAGLPLTLGDAE, encoded by the coding sequence TTGCAGACGATCTCCCCCATCGACGCGCACGCGATCGACGACGCCTTCATCCTCGACGTGCGCGAGCCCGGCGAGCGCTCCCAGGCGCACATCGACGGCACGCTCCATATCCCGCTCGGCACCCTCATCGAGCGGCTCGACGAGATCCCGCGTGACCGCACGGTCTATGTGATGTGCCATGTCGGCGGACGCAGCGCGCAAGCCGTGCACTACCTCGAGTCGCAGGGGGTCGACGCTGTCAACATCGAGGGCGGCATCCTCGAGTGGTATCGCGCCGGCCTGCCGCTGACCCTCGGCGATGCCGAATGA
- a CDS encoding Lrp/AsnC family transcriptional regulator, producing MVDLPQMSEPAASGPAPIVLDAIDRAIITRLHENARIPNIDLARAVGVSPSTCLARVRSLRERGVIIRYTAEINPAALGFTLQALVSVRIRPGARHLMEQISDELRTQPEVAQLFFLGGAEDFLIHVRVRDSEHVRQFVLNNLSANPAVALTETNLVFEHHTALSAGLRTVL from the coding sequence GTGGTCGATCTGCCGCAGATGAGCGAACCGGCCGCTTCGGGTCCGGCCCCGATCGTGCTCGACGCGATCGATCGCGCGATCATCACGCGCCTGCACGAGAACGCCCGCATCCCCAACATCGACCTCGCTCGCGCGGTCGGCGTCTCGCCCTCGACGTGCCTCGCCCGGGTGCGCTCCCTCCGCGAGCGCGGCGTCATCATCCGCTACACCGCCGAGATCAACCCCGCAGCCCTCGGCTTCACCCTGCAGGCGCTCGTGAGCGTGCGCATCCGGCCCGGCGCCCGCCACCTCATGGAGCAGATCTCCGACGAGCTGCGCACGCAGCCCGAGGTGGCGCAGCTCTTCTTCCTCGGCGGCGCCGAGGACTTCCTGATCCACGTGCGCGTTCGCGACAGCGAGCACGTGCGGCAGTTCGTGCTCAACAACCTCTCGGCGAACCCCGCGGTCGCCCTCACCGAGACGAACCTCGTGTTCGAGCACCACACCGCGCTGTCGGCAGGGCTGCGCACCGTGCTCTGA